One genomic region from Glaciimonas sp. PAMC28666 encodes:
- the betB gene encoding betaine-aldehyde dehydrogenase codes for MPVFPLQQLYIGGRRVDATSGKTFESINPANGELLAQVQSASRADVDVAVESAKKGQRVWAAMTAMQRSRILRRAVEILRERNDTLATIETLDTGKALSETRYVDIVTGADVLEYYAGLVPSIEGQQIPLRESAFVYTRREPLGVVAGIGAWNYPIQIALWKSAPALAAGNAMIFKPSEVTSLTTLKLAEIYTEAGLPDGVFNVLTGSGNEVGTWLTEHPGIEKISFTGGTATGKKVMASASGSTLKEVTMELGGKSPLIVFADADLDRAVDIAMMANFYSSGQVCTNGTRVFVHRSLKEAFEAKVLERVARIRLGDPQDINTNFGPLVSFGHMENVLGYIASGIAEGARLLIGGGREMAGDFAKGAFVRPTVFTDCHDEMTIVREEIFGPVMSILVFDDEDEVIRRANDTEYGLAAGVITENLSRAHRVIHQLEAGICWINTWGESAAEMPVGGYKQSGVGRENGVATLGHYTRVKSVQVELGGFASVF; via the coding sequence ATGCCAGTCTTCCCGTTACAGCAGCTTTACATCGGCGGTCGCCGCGTTGACGCGACCAGTGGAAAAACATTCGAAAGCATTAATCCTGCGAATGGGGAATTATTGGCACAGGTCCAAAGTGCCTCCAGAGCTGACGTTGATGTGGCGGTTGAAAGCGCAAAAAAAGGCCAGCGCGTATGGGCTGCGATGACCGCGATGCAGCGCTCGCGCATTTTACGCCGCGCCGTTGAGATTTTGCGCGAACGTAATGATACGTTGGCGACCATCGAAACCCTGGACACCGGAAAAGCCTTGTCAGAAACACGCTATGTTGACATCGTAACCGGTGCCGACGTGCTGGAGTATTACGCCGGTTTGGTGCCATCAATTGAAGGCCAGCAAATTCCCTTGAGAGAAAGTGCGTTTGTCTATACTCGCCGCGAGCCGCTCGGTGTGGTGGCCGGCATCGGAGCATGGAATTATCCGATTCAGATCGCCTTATGGAAATCGGCCCCGGCGCTGGCGGCTGGAAACGCGATGATTTTTAAGCCCAGCGAAGTGACATCGCTGACGACTTTGAAGTTGGCGGAAATTTACACAGAAGCGGGTTTGCCGGATGGCGTTTTCAACGTGTTAACCGGTAGCGGGAATGAGGTCGGAACATGGTTGACTGAGCACCCCGGTATCGAAAAAATATCGTTCACTGGTGGCACTGCGACAGGTAAAAAAGTAATGGCCAGCGCCTCTGGCTCGACCTTAAAAGAAGTAACAATGGAGCTGGGCGGGAAGTCGCCGCTGATCGTATTCGCCGACGCGGATCTTGATCGCGCCGTGGACATCGCCATGATGGCTAATTTTTACAGCTCCGGCCAGGTCTGCACCAACGGTACGCGGGTGTTTGTGCACCGCTCGTTGAAGGAGGCGTTCGAAGCTAAAGTGCTGGAACGCGTTGCCCGTATTCGTCTCGGCGATCCGCAGGATATCAATACAAATTTTGGTCCGCTGGTAAGTTTTGGGCATATGGAAAATGTGTTGGGTTATATCGCGTCCGGGATTGCGGAGGGGGCGAGATTGTTGATCGGTGGTGGACGTGAAATGGCTGGCGATTTTGCGAAGGGTGCGTTTGTGCGGCCAACGGTGTTTACTGATTGTCATGACGAGATGACGATTGTCAGGGAGGAGATTTTTGGTCCGGTGATGAGCATTCTGGTGTTTGACGATGAAGATGAAGTCATTCGCCGTGCGAACGATACGGAGTATGGATTGGCGGCTGGTGTAATAACAGAAAATTTAAGCCGTGCTCATCGGGTAATTCATCAGTTGGAGGCGGGGATTTGTTGGATTAATACTTGGGGTGAATCGGCGGCTGAGATGCCGGTGGGGGGATATAAGCAGTCTGGGGTTGGGCGGGAGAATGGGGTGGCTACTTTGGGGCATTACACGCGGGTTAAATCGGTTCAGGTGGAGTTGGGGGGATTTGCTTCGGTTTTTTAG
- the betI gene encoding transcriptional regulator BetI, with the protein MLPLRRRQLIQATLAVIDRVGLADATIALIAREAGLSTGIISHYFGDKSGLLEATMRQILRDLSDDSFLRRHGLTGEKDTARNQLMALVDTNFNDNQISGPVMKTWFAFWSSSMHQPSLRRLQRVNDRRLYSNLCGQFSRTLTLPQARQAARGLAAMVDGLWLRGSLSAEKFDVNAARRIAYEYLEMQLRQANSDIH; encoded by the coding sequence ATGCTGCCCTTGCGGCGTCGACAATTAATACAGGCAACGCTTGCGGTAATTGACAGGGTGGGTCTGGCTGATGCCACTATTGCCCTCATCGCTCGGGAAGCGGGATTGTCTACTGGGATTATCAGTCACTATTTTGGCGATAAAAGTGGTTTGCTTGAGGCGACCATGCGTCAAATATTACGCGATCTGAGTGATGATTCATTTCTTCGCAGGCATGGATTAACGGGTGAAAAGGATACCGCGCGCAATCAATTAATGGCCTTGGTAGACACTAATTTTAACGACAATCAAATTAGCGGTCCCGTGATGAAAACATGGTTCGCGTTTTGGTCATCAAGCATGCATCAACCCTCCTTGAGGCGACTCCAACGGGTCAATGATCGCCGTCTGTATTCCAACTTATGTGGTCAGTTCAGCCGTACTTTGACGCTGCCGCAAGCGCGTCAAGCCGCGCGCGGCCTGGCAGCGATGGTGGATGGATTGTGGCTACGGGGATCGCTGTCGGCCGAAAAATTTGATGTGAATGCCGCACGTCGAATTGCTTATGAATATCTTGAAATGCAATTGCGGCAAGCCAATAGCGATATCCACTAA
- the xth gene encoding exodeoxyribonuclease III, with protein sequence MKIATWNVNSIKVRLPQVLQWLADNPVDVLAVQETKMTDDKFPQAEIEAAGFHVVFSGQRTYNGVAIIARHPIKDVVKNNPLFEDEQQRLLTATIAGIRIVCAYIPNGQSLESDKYQYKLKWLDALHDYLDSERKLHPNLALLGDYNIAPEDRDVYDPAAWIGENLVSPPERAAFVRLQNLDLTDAFRMFDQVEKLFSWWDYRRMGFRLNRGMRIDHILLSPPLVARCTACVIDKVPRKWEQPSDHAPVIATLSD encoded by the coding sequence TTGAAAATCGCAACGTGGAACGTGAACTCTATCAAAGTGCGTTTGCCGCAGGTTTTGCAATGGCTGGCCGACAATCCGGTCGATGTACTCGCCGTGCAGGAGACCAAAATGACAGACGATAAATTTCCTCAGGCGGAAATTGAAGCGGCTGGCTTTCACGTGGTATTCAGCGGGCAGAGAACGTATAACGGTGTGGCGATCATTGCGCGCCATCCGATTAAAGATGTCGTCAAAAATAATCCACTCTTTGAAGATGAGCAACAACGGTTGCTGACCGCCACCATCGCGGGAATCCGGATCGTCTGCGCCTATATTCCCAATGGCCAGTCATTGGAATCAGACAAGTATCAATACAAATTGAAATGGCTTGATGCGCTCCACGACTATCTTGATAGTGAGCGCAAACTGCACCCGAACCTTGCGCTGCTGGGAGATTACAACATTGCGCCGGAGGACCGGGATGTCTATGACCCAGCCGCGTGGATCGGGGAAAATCTGGTCTCGCCACCAGAGCGCGCCGCCTTTGTGCGCTTGCAGAATTTGGATCTGACAGACGCGTTTCGAATGTTCGATCAAGTTGAGAAATTATTCAGTTGGTGGGATTATCGACGCATGGGGTTTCGCCTGAACCGCGGCATGCGTATTGATCATATTTTATTGTCGCCACCATTGGTAGCAAGGTGCACGGCGTGTGTGATCGACAAAGTACCGCGCAAGTGGGAGCAGCCTTCCGACCACGCGCCCGTTATTGCAACGTTGAGTGATTAA
- a CDS encoding NIPSNAP family protein, translating into MIYEMRTYYCAPGRLPALNNRFETITLKFWEQYGIRQVGFWTTLIGSSNQTLTYMLQWESLAERETKWNAFASDPDWLQKRAETEAQAIIVERIENQFLTPTSYSAMR; encoded by the coding sequence ATGATTTATGAAATGCGAACTTACTACTGTGCACCGGGAAGGTTGCCCGCACTCAATAACCGATTCGAAACAATTACGCTTAAATTTTGGGAGCAGTATGGTATTCGCCAGGTAGGATTCTGGACGACTTTAATTGGCTCGAGCAATCAGACTTTGACCTATATGTTGCAGTGGGAGAGCCTGGCGGAGCGTGAAACAAAATGGAATGCATTCGCCAGCGATCCGGACTGGTTGCAAAAACGTGCAGAAACCGAGGCACAGGCGATCATTGTAGAAAGGATTGAAAATCAATTTTTGACGCCGACGTCCTACTCTGCAATGCGTTAA